A stretch of Deinobacterium chartae DNA encodes these proteins:
- a CDS encoding ABC transporter substrate-binding protein — translation MKRFIGAVAAAMLLGTALATSVADVKKKGVLVLGTDPQFAPFEFTNDKGEIQGFEIDLAQAIAKDLGVRLEIRSVGFGALMPGAVTSGRVDMAMSGITITDERSKIVSFSSPLYRSAQVFIVRKGNPRKFSWPAKTLAGRNIGVQANTTGQYEADQRLKPLKANIKVYNNFASALADLRAGRIDTVIGDAPTVDYLAKAQPGQFEKAGQNLASEDYGVAVKKNSDLVGAINATLERLRKNGEYQKLLEKWIVQK, via the coding sequence ATGAAGCGTTTTATCGGCGCCGTGGCCGCTGCCATGCTGTTAGGGACCGCCTTGGCCACAAGCGTGGCCGACGTCAAGAAAAAGGGTGTACTGGTGCTGGGCACCGACCCGCAGTTCGCGCCGTTCGAGTTCACCAACGACAAGGGCGAGATCCAGGGCTTCGAGATCGACCTGGCCCAGGCGATCGCCAAGGACCTGGGCGTACGCCTCGAGATCCGCAGCGTGGGCTTCGGCGCACTGATGCCGGGAGCGGTGACCTCGGGCCGGGTGGACATGGCCATGTCGGGCATCACCATCACCGACGAGCGCAGCAAGATCGTCTCGTTCAGCTCGCCCCTGTACCGCAGCGCCCAGGTGTTCATCGTGCGCAAGGGCAACCCGCGCAAGTTCAGCTGGCCGGCCAAGACCCTGGCGGGCCGCAACATCGGCGTGCAGGCCAACACCACCGGCCAGTACGAGGCCGATCAGCGCCTCAAGCCGCTCAAGGCCAACATCAAGGTCTATAACAACTTCGCCTCGGCGCTGGCCGATCTGCGGGCCGGGCGCATCGACACGGTGATCGGCGACGCGCCCACCGTGGACTACCTCGCCAAGGCGCAGCCCGGTCAGTTCGAGAAAGCCGGCCAGAACCTGGCTTCCGAGGACTACGGCGTGGCCGTGAAGAAGAACAGCGACCTGGTGGGGGCCATTAACGCCACCCTCGAGCGTCTGCGCAAGAACGGCGAGTACCAGAAGCTCCTCGAGAAGTGGATCGTCCAGAAATAA
- the aceB gene encoding malate synthase A, whose protein sequence is MQRSTTEQAEISLLVPLQPEFESVLTPEALAFIADLEAHFGEERHTLLAARTERQRRLEEGERPAFLEATRHIRDGAWTVAPLPADLRDRRVEITGPVDRKMIINALNSGARVFMADFEDANTPTWTNTVQGQIHLRDAVRRTITFEGGGKTYRLGEHTATLMVRPRGLHLEEKHAELGNRAVSASLFDFGLYFYHNARELLARGSGPYFYLPKLESHLEARWWNAVFAHAERALGLPQGCVRATVLIETILAAFEMDEILYELRERSAGLNCGRWDYIFSIIKKFRHDPAFVLPDRAQVTMGTPMMTAYSLLAIRTCHRRLAPAIGGMSAFIPVKNDAEANARAFEQVRLDKEREARNGHDGTWVAHPGLVPVAVEVFDRLMPGANQIDRIPEVEVTPEELLRVPAGTITEAGVTTNVTVALEYLTKWLQGSGAVPIHNLMEDAATAEISRAQLWQWVRHRCSTDTGKPITLEGILERLEAERDRLLAQRPGEAESITRAARLLARLIAAEEFEEFLTLPGYRLLA, encoded by the coding sequence ATGCAAAGGTCTACGACAGAGCAGGCTGAAATCAGCCTGCTGGTCCCGCTACAGCCCGAATTCGAGAGCGTGCTGACGCCGGAGGCTCTGGCGTTCATCGCCGATCTCGAGGCGCACTTCGGCGAGGAGCGCCACACGCTCCTCGCCGCCCGAACCGAACGGCAACGCCGCCTCGAGGAAGGCGAGCGCCCCGCCTTCCTCGAGGCGACCCGGCACATCCGCGACGGTGCATGGACAGTTGCCCCGCTCCCCGCCGACTTGCGCGACCGCCGCGTGGAAATCACCGGTCCGGTCGACCGCAAGATGATCATCAACGCCCTGAACTCGGGTGCACGGGTGTTTATGGCCGACTTTGAAGACGCCAACACCCCCACCTGGACCAACACCGTGCAGGGCCAGATCCACCTGCGCGACGCGGTCCGCCGCACCATCACCTTCGAAGGCGGCGGCAAAACCTACCGCCTTGGCGAACACACCGCCACCTTGATGGTGCGCCCCCGTGGGCTGCACCTCGAGGAGAAGCACGCCGAGTTGGGCAACCGGGCGGTATCTGCGAGCCTGTTCGATTTCGGGCTGTACTTCTACCACAACGCCCGCGAACTGCTCGCGCGCGGCTCGGGCCCGTACTTCTACCTGCCCAAGCTCGAGTCGCACCTCGAGGCGCGCTGGTGGAACGCGGTGTTCGCGCATGCGGAGCGTGCCCTGGGGTTGCCGCAGGGGTGCGTGCGGGCAACGGTGCTGATCGAGACGATCCTGGCGGCGTTCGAGATGGACGAGATCCTCTACGAGCTGCGCGAGCGCTCGGCGGGCCTGAACTGCGGGCGCTGGGATTACATCTTCTCGATCATCAAGAAGTTCCGGCATGACCCGGCGTTCGTACTGCCCGACCGCGCGCAGGTAACGATGGGCACACCGATGATGACGGCGTACAGCCTGCTGGCGATCCGAACGTGTCATCGGCGCCTGGCTCCGGCGATCGGGGGAATGAGTGCGTTCATTCCGGTGAAAAACGACGCGGAGGCGAACGCGCGGGCCTTCGAGCAGGTACGGCTGGACAAGGAGCGCGAGGCGCGAAACGGGCACGACGGGACCTGGGTGGCGCACCCGGGGCTGGTACCGGTGGCTGTGGAGGTGTTCGACCGTTTGATGCCGGGCGCGAACCAGATCGACCGGATTCCGGAGGTGGAGGTGACGCCGGAGGAGTTGCTGCGGGTACCTGCGGGAACGATTACGGAGGCCGGGGTGACGACGAACGTGACGGTCGCGCTCGAGTACCTGACGAAGTGGTTGCAGGGATCGGGTGCGGTGCCGATTCACAACCTGATGGAGGACGCGGCGACGGCGGAGATTTCGCGGGCGCAGCTGTGGCAGTGGGTGCGGCACCGCTGCAGCACCGATACCGGCAAACCCATCACCCTCGAGGGAATCCTCGAGCGCCTCGAGGCCGAACGCGACCGCCTGCTGGCCCAGCGCCCGGGCGAGGCTGAGAGCATCACCCGGGCGGCCCGTTTGCTCGCACGGCTGATCGCCGCCGAGGAATTCGAGGAGTTCTTGACCCTGCCCGGCTACCGCCTGCTGGCGTGA